A window of the Dioscorea cayenensis subsp. rotundata cultivar TDr96_F1 chromosome 14, TDr96_F1_v2_PseudoChromosome.rev07_lg8_w22 25.fasta, whole genome shotgun sequence genome harbors these coding sequences:
- the LOC120275208 gene encoding arsenate reductase 2.2, protein MARSLSYISSSQLISIARNPRIAIIDVRDEERNYDAHIAGSHHYASDTFSDRIPSLIDAVKGKDTLVFHCALSQIRGPTCARTLLNYLSETKEGSEIKNVMVLERGFNGWEASGRPVCRCSDIPCKGESS, encoded by the exons atggcgaGGAGCTTGTCCTACATCTCGTCCTCGCAGCTCATCTCCATTGCTCGAAACCCTAGAATTGCAATCATCGATGTCAG GGACGAAGAGAGGAACTACGATGCCCACATCGCTGGTTCTCATCACTACGCTAGCGACACGTTCTCGGATCGGATCCCCAGCCTCATCGATGCCGTCAAGGGCAAGGACACGCTTGTATTCCATTGCGCGCTCAGTCAG ATAAGAGGACCAACTTGCGCTCGCACGCTTCTGAATTATCTATCTGAAACTAAAGAGGGTTCAGAAATTAAGAATGTTATGGTTTTGGAGCGCGGCTTCAATGGATGGGAAGCTTCGGGCAGGCCTGTTTGTCGTTGTTCTGACATTCCCTGCAAAGGTGAAAGTTCTTAA